The following proteins are co-located in the Macrobrachium rosenbergii isolate ZJJX-2024 chromosome 26, ASM4041242v1, whole genome shotgun sequence genome:
- the LOC136852830 gene encoding serine proteinase stubble-like — protein sequence MPLGQIFNIFLGPHLAHGSFSLLKSTRGLRPYACTVTALGPPPTTTSTSTTTPTTTSTATTTTPTTTSTTTATSTSTTTPTTTTTTTPTTTSTTTSTSTTSTSTSTSTSTSTSTTTTTTPPFLCRCGRRNPIIRIVGGQTTTVNEYPWQVGLTTPTGTKPYCGGSIVSNQWIVTAAHCVTGSIASSVNVVVGEQNWATTSETTVTQRILASQIIVHPSYSSSTMDNDIALIKLATPITFQPDNKIAPVCLPDAGNLYENMNAIVTGWGTTTSGGIQPNELQRCQH from the exons ATGCCTTTGGGCCAGATATTCAATATCTTCTTGGGGCCTCACCTTGCACATGGATCTTTCAG TCTCCTCAAATCGACAAGAGGGCTGCGCCCATACGCCTGCACAGTAACGGCCTTAG GACCGCCACCTACAACtacatcaacttcaacaaccacgccgacaacaacatcgacagcaacaacaactacaccaacaaccacgtcgaCAACTACAGCGACGtcaacttcaacaaccacgccgacaacaacaacaacaactacaccaacaaccacatcGACAACTACGTCGACTTCAACAACTTCAACCTCTACGTCAACTTCGACAAGTACATCGACTTCAACGACGACAACAACTACACCGCCTTTCCTTTGCC GATGCGGCCGGCGAAATCCTATAATTAGGATAGTTGGAGGACAGACAACGACAGTTAACGAATATCCTTGGCAAGTTGGACTGACAACACCTACAGGAACTAAACCATACTGTGGTGGATCTATCGTCTCAAACCAGTGGATCGTAACAGCAGCTCACTGTGTCACTGG ATCTATTGCATCAAGTGTCAATGTTGTAGTTGGAGAGCAGAACTGGGCCACAACATCTGAAACTACTGTAACACAAAGAATCCTAGCATCTCAA ATCATCGTCCATCCAAGTTACAGCAGTAGCACTATGGACAATGACATCGCATTGATCAAACTTGCGACTCCAATTACTTTCCAACCTGACAACAAGATCGCTCCTGTGTGTCTCCCAGATGCAGGCAATTTATACGAAAATATGAATGCTATAGTTACTGGATGGGGAACAACTACCTCAG